TCTCCTGAATCTCGGCGGCAACTACCTCGAGCGTAGTCAAAGTCGAGCCGCTTACTCGACTTTCTCAGAATCCGAACGCCGGGCCCGGATCTTCGCCACGACGAACCACCCGACGGCGCCCACAGCGGCGGCGATCACGAGCTTCTGGAACACCCCCACCGACGACTCCACCAGATGCCACTGCTCGCCGAGCTGGTAGCCGGCCAGGATCAGCAGCGAGTTCCAGACCAGGCTCCCGACGGCCGTCAGCGAGAGGAACAGCACGATCGGCATCCGCTCGACCCCGGCCGGCACCGAGATCAGGCTGCGTACCACCGGAACGAGCCGCCCGATCAGGACCGCCTTCGCACCGTGCCGGCCGAACCAGTCCTCGGCCTTGTCGACGTCGCGTAGCTTCACCAGCGGCAGCTTCTCGGCGAGCGCCCGCGTCCGGTCCCGCCCGAGCACAGCGCCCACGCCGTACAACATGAGCGCGCCCACGACCGACCCGAGCGTGGTGAACGCGATCGCGGCGACCAGCCCGAGATCACCGCGCGCCGCCGCGAACCCGGCCAGCGGCAGGATCACCTCACTCGGCAACGGCGGAAACAGGTTTTCCAACGCCACCGCAAGCCCCGCCCCCGCCGCTCCCAACCGCTCCATGAGGTCGATCGCCCACCCGGCCACCCCACCCGTCGGCTCCTGCACCGCGCCCGTCAGCACCTGATTCGTCATACCTACGAAGCTATTTCCGCGTTCAAGCCGACACACTCCAGCCACCCACCGACCCAACCTCCGGCAAACCACCGCCACACCCGGGGGCTAACCCCCGGACGTGGGCATAGCCGCCGGCGACTGGGAACTAGCTATTGCCTATTCCCGGTCCCCGGCGCTCGTTCGCAGTTCGGCATGGCGCGGCGGTGATCCGGAGGGTGTGCGAGCCTTTCTCCATGACTGTTGAGCATGCTCCGCGGGTCGTCACCTCCTCGGACCGTACGGAGCTCGGGCGCGCTGCGAGCGCCGCTGCTGCCGAGCGGCTCAGGAAGGCGATCGCGACGACCGGGCGGGCGCGCGTCATGCTCGCCGCCGCGCCGAGCCAGACAGCCACCCTGGCCGCGCTGGCCGTCGAGCCGGACCTCGACTGGAGCCGGGTCGAGTGCTTCCACATGGACGAGTACGTCGACCTGACGCCTGATGCACCGCAGTCGTTCCGCAACTGGCTGCACCGGAGCTTCCTCGACAAGGTGCCGCAGGCAACGTTCCACCCGCTCGCACCCGACGACGGCCCGGACGCCTACGCGGACCTGATGGGCGACGACCCGTTCGACCTCGTCCTGT
This Kribbella sp. NBC_00482 DNA region includes the following protein-coding sequences:
- a CDS encoding DedA family protein — translated: MTNQVLTGAVQEPTGGVAGWAIDLMERLGAAGAGLAVALENLFPPLPSEVILPLAGFAAARGDLGLVAAIAFTTLGSVVGALMLYGVGAVLGRDRTRALAEKLPLVKLRDVDKAEDWFGRHGAKAVLIGRLVPVVRSLISVPAGVERMPIVLFLSLTAVGSLVWNSLLILAGYQLGEQWHLVESSVGVFQKLVIAAAVGAVGWFVVAKIRARRSDSEKVE
- a CDS encoding 6-phosphogluconolactonase, with the protein product MTVEHAPRVVTSSDRTELGRAASAAAAERLRKAIATTGRARVMLAAAPSQTATLAALAVEPDLDWSRVECFHMDEYVDLTPDAPQSFRNWLHRSFLDKVPQATFHPLAPDDGPDAYADLMGDDPFDLVLFGLGVNGHLAFNDPPADFNDPEAAKRVALDETSRRQQVDEGNFPALTDVPTHAITVTIPRLLNAHALIGSVPGSVKRQAVQDTLTQPIGPDYPGTALRTHPDVQLFLDTDSTP